atgacaggtcacggtttaatcggaaaacatgctgacggactgaaggttgccagtaacgactttggCAGAATgaagttgtgaggacatcgaagatgaagagactatagaacaccttctgtgtgtgcgtcccgcactggcagtcagaaggagttccactttaggttctcatttcattgagaacctgtttgatttagcggatgtgaacattcgcaagttgttggactttttaaagcgatgtggatggttAAACGGtatgaactagaaggcatcttccttcttctgttcctatggtatcataatggacgaagtaagactgatggcagactaccacttaaaccttacctttGATTCGAATTCGCTTTTTGATGCTGGCAATGCTGTACAAAATGGTAGCAAATTTCGATAGTATGCCTTGATCCAAATATTTTTCGTATCGACCATTTGTTCGAACCAATAACGAATACATTATCGAATGCCGTGATTAGACCCCTGCTCAAAACTTCAGTTTGTTCATCTCTAACCTGGTAATAGCCTAGACATGTTAATCTGGGTCTTGTGAACCAAGAAGAGTCAAACCTATCTTAGATTATTAGTTCAGAACCCGGCACGGGTTGAGCGCCACAcacatctgtgtggtgttcattgctatcacgagaagcaTAGTAGTgaactaccgggcgcgtccacaggttgcggatagtgcaatgctccatacggagtagctgccatggtagtcacggacaatcagcgatatcgagcggagagtctcagttagAGGTCGGGCGACACCGGTTCTTgcaaaaatactgagtgcctatgatgctcgatatgacaaggcgagtttttggtgactttaaataaccaatggccaccctgttctcgcggcgatatttggactggaacgagcttgctcatttACAGGAGCTTGAAGAGGATCATCACATCCACAtgaatatgtggctacaacaacaataacatcagTACAGAAAGTGGCCAGGCGGCTGGCGAAAGTGGTTGAAGTAATGGTCGATGGACAAATAATTCCGCTAGTaaaacaaccaaaaattttACAGGTGAAAACCTCTTCCACTGTGGTCTGCGACAagataatattcagatctgtcagaatgccgccctccgaactccGAGCGACGGGCTGtatcctcagttctcatgtggaccacctccatcaggagacaaagatcctaccagtgcgaactacatgctgtctaggcaataccttttgagctgttatcgcagaggccATCCAAATCATGtgaatagatatccaccgcccagaagccttaaggcagATCTACATGATTtaaagcgtgaggttcagcgctacaagagagaacctctagatcaagcggcatatcaagcaggtctagacaacattcatgcagacacggtagcagatgcggtaattggctaccgagtgaatgtagtccttggagaacgaccgcctcccattgcacctgaagaaattgacctcccccggcaaaccagagtagttctgcctCAATTACGtttggcagatgcagccgcctcaactccctatagagctaggattgatgacgacgtgcaagatgtttgtccagattgtaaccagggacagcatgatacatgtcacctgtttaactgcccggccagacccagatccctggggacgcaccccatcttagtcgcagagttcctgggcctTGACACTCaagagaatcaagcagacgaaagatagaatacaataaactgctacaacaacaacaacaacaacaaggcatgaaataagaaaaaaatccataaattgtttgtcggcagcacttgggaAATTGAGCAGGAAACCCTATTGACAACCTATAAGGCGATTGTCCGACCTATGATGAGCAAGACCCATTGGAGAAGCCTCATTGCAAAACCTTTTGCAATAAATCCATCCAGATGCTGTAATAAATGTCCTTGGTGGACACCCGTTAGAACTACTCTGGCCCATTTAAGATCTGCATGGTGTAGCAAACAAAATTCGTGTCATTCGAGATTAGACGATGTGTCCATAACGTATGCTCTGCATGCAATACAAACTCCGTGACACCACTCGCATATTTAAATGCCTATCTAACTGCAGAGTCACTGTGGACCCAATTGGAGTGGCCACATATCTGGTGCTTATTCAGCATGAATCGATTTGTATACTCGCAGCGATCGCgccttcaacaacaacaatagcaacaactcTATCTTGAAGTCAGGTGGCCTATTAATGGATCCCATGCTTGGGAATCTCACCATATGGATTCCAACGTAGAAATATTCGCATTATACACTCACCTGACCAAACTCCATTCGACGATTTGTATTAGGCGGTATATAATTTAGATCCTCCGATAACTGAACTATTAAATAAACATCAGCTTCCCATACACATTGCCAGAAAATTCGTGTTGTTAATTCCTCATGCGGCGACTGGGAAACAATATAAAAGCGTTGTTTATTGCCAACTGTAGCCTGttgaataataaaacaaaatttgtttatgtCCTACCGCATAGATTACCAACGGAACTTACCGATATATGGGAGGCATTGACATAGCCATGACGATTCTCCATTGTTGGTGTTAGACGAACTCGATTATCATCATATGGCAGAAAATTAGGATCCGAATTCTTCATGGTGTTTTCTTCCATTAAGGCACAATCATAACGAGCCATTTCTCTTCGTTTGGGTATAGCTTCAAACTCCATGAAGAGTTGAGAATCATTCAGTTTATCGTTAAGTATTTGACTCTGAAGAAgacaaaatgaaagaaaaattagTACAAAATTGTGAGGCCGGGAGAGTTAGGGAAAATCTCTATAAAGTAACCTATTTCGAcatttttaacttgttttcttttattcaaaAGGCTTTACCAGTTTATCCTTGGAAAATTGTCCCGATATGGGTTGTAGCTTTGGCACGCCCGTCGACCAGCGATGATGCAGATTTAGATCATCCTGagccaatttaattttttgcaatttcgtATTTGTCGTTGCCTTTTCTCGTCCCAAGGTGGCGGACTTTTGTTTGTCGGGTGTTTTACTTCTTCCCAAGAAATTCCATCGTTTTTTACGCTTCTCCTGTTTCGCCGTTGCTGTGGATGAATTCCCTGTGCTGGTGCTTTGTGTTGTTGTATCAAATGTGGTATTGTACATGGACGATGAGGAGTTGGAAGACAAGTTTAGGGTGGAAAATTGATGATTCAGTGAGTCGTCGTGTGACATAGATGTCGTTAGGCGTGTGGAATTCATGGCGGATGCGGATGATGGAGACATAGGTGTGGAAGTTGGAGCTGGTTGCAGCACATCCGCTGCAGACACCGACGAAGAGGAATTCTTCATATTCCTGTGTTGTCTGGGCGGTGGAGTGACTTTAACAGGCATTACAAACTCTTGGCTACCGCTGTTGCTCTGACCTATGGCGGGCGCCGCTGATGCAGCTCGTATTGCTCTCTGTGGGGTGGAGGGTTCCATTAACTGTATATCGGTACTAGCCGCACGATCCGGCTGAGTCTGATGATTAAATTTCTTGATGTTCATGGAAATCTCATCCGGCTCATCAGGTGTATGCAaatattgctgttgttgctgcggtTGCGGTGTTGTTTGTTCCCTTTGCTGTatatgatgctgatgatgatgttgtctTGCAGCCGGTACCGGTGGTTGTTGGTTGTGCATACCTGCTGCTGCACTGCCAGGGGCCGATTGCATAGAAGATGTGCGATTACGCATAGCTTGCTCATTGTTGTTGTAAGTGGACGAGCCCGACGATCTTTGCTCTGTATTGCGTTGTGGTGTTACTGATGCTGAGCTGGTTTGATATTGCGGCAGTGGCACATTCTCATATATCGGTTCTATGGAACCATTCATGGCATTACGTTGCAAGACTGCGGGTTGCAttgattgctgttgttgttgttgctgctgttgcatcGTTGCAaaagaccgatatcccgatggAGGCAGGGTTGGAGAGTTCTGCTCATAGCTTTGATTAGTTGCTGCGGCAGCGACAGCAGCTGCTTGCGACAAGGCCGATTGTCTCAATTGTGACATTATCGAAGGTTGCTCCTCgatcatatttaaattttcaaatgtaCCATGGGGTGGCAGGAAAGACTGGGAATGCCCCATGTGGCCCATATAAGGATATTGGTGTAACATTGTAGCCCCCGAGGAAGTGGTTATTTGGCCTCCAATATTCGAACCACCCACCAGCCCTGAAGTCTGTCCCACATATGGGTATTGCGAGTTTAATAGATTACGATTTGATACCAAATCCGGAGAGGAGCCTGACACATAAGCACGATAGCCCAGCAGTGGTCGGTGTGTGGCCACCGCCAAGTCAGGTGTGGAAGATGAACTCAAACGATTTACCGGATAAGGAGGTGGGGGCTTGTTGCGCATCATTTGTAAACGCTGTGAGACGGCATCAACGTACACATTGTTGCCTTGCGAAGAGCCTCCTCCCATAACGGCGGCTTGAGATGAACCACTTAAATTGTATTGAGCATGCATGGCTTGAGCTGGTTGCGCCACATCTGGATAGCGATGTGTGGCCATGTGGCCTAGCAATAAACCTTCCCCCGCCTGATGGACATCAGGCTGTGAACCGGCATAATAGACAGCAGCCGAGTTGTGCGCTGCCAAGGCGGCAGCCTGATATTGCAATTGATTCAAGTTGTAGAGTTCATTGGAAGGGGAGCGGTATTTGAGCTGGACTGCAGTTTCATAATCTGGGGCCGGTCTATAAGTGGGCAACATGGCTTTCAGGCGTTCTCTTTCGTGGGCATCGGCTGCCAGCAGGTGATTATTGTTATTGTGGTGGCCCAGAAAACTAGAGCTACTATGTAGGTTGTTATTGCTTAGATCTTGACAAGAGCTGCTTTGAAGACGTGTATCCAATATGCTATTCGACAAATGTTGCGAGGATGAGACATAATCATGGGAGTATTCCTAAAAGAAAAAtatggaatataaaaatttattttcatttcagaGAGTAGAAAGATGGAACTTTACCTTGCTAAGCCAACTCTGTCCCAGCTGACCTCCGCCACTACCATGATGGCTACCCATATGCAAAGCCCCGCTGCCATTTATACCATTGTTCTCAGACTGTCGACCACTGCCCGACTGATGACTAGCTGCCAAAGAGATATTGGAAGACATTAAAGCTGACGAAGAGTTGGCCGAAGCCATTAGACCATGCGGTGGCAATTGCGAGTTTACTGGATGATGCAAAGACTGGGCAGATGACATATACTCTTGCGTTTGTTGCTGCTGTGAGCTCAGAGGCTGCTGATAGCCATTACCTCCGCCACTTCCACCGCCACCAATCGTTACAGAATTATTTGCTCCAGGCACATAAATGGCACGATGTTCGAGTAAGAGATCTTCTCGCGAATCACTTAAATCATATCCATTATAAGCAGAGGCATTTATGCCTTCTGCTCCTCCACCTATTGAAATACCATT
The Stomoxys calcitrans chromosome 3, idStoCalc2.1, whole genome shotgun sequence genome window above contains:
- the LOC106091583 gene encoding tyrosine-protein phosphatase non-receptor type 14, whose product is MPLKFLKKCRQYNVTSKSLFVISVHHLLDTTTTVDCTISSESKGQECLDNVCQRLLIQQPEFFGLRYIVKGKEDEMKWIDLERSLSRQLEKYAAGTKIFLRVRHYVTTGVRHLSDEVTRYYYFLQLKNDIYEGKIACDIRTAILLALYCRQAEYDSYQSDKQSKDYLKKSLVLPKNLQGLANDDNLLDSLILEVLQQHSGIQHLTTSQAEEMYIQCCQQLEGYGEERFQAKDNLSNDINLGLAINGMVVTAENGRQYFPWKDFHTVTIDKRTIRIEQNKSDGTLFVGSFIFPEADTARYFWKLCITQHKFFKRYIDEDSSSSMGDVESANGISIGGGAEGINASAYNGYDLSDSREDLLLEHRAIYVPGANNSVTIGGGGSGGGNGYQQPLSSQQQQTQEYMSSAQSLHHPVNSQLPPHGLMASANSSSALMSSNISLAASHQSGSGRQSENNGINGSGALHMGSHHGSGGGQLGQSWLSKEYSHDYVSSSQHLSNSILDTRLQSSSCQDLSNNNLHSSSSFLGHHNNNNHLLAADAHERERLKAMLPTYRPAPDYETAVQLKYRSPSNELYNLNQLQYQAAALAAHNSAAVYYAGSQPDVHQAGEGLLLGHMATHRYPDVAQPAQAMHAQYNLSGSSQAAVMGGGSSQGNNVYVDAVSQRLQMMRNKPPPPYPVNRLSSSSTPDLAVATHRPLLGYRAYVSGSSPDLVSNRNLLNSQYPYVGQTSGLVGGSNIGGQITTSSGATMLHQYPYMGHMGHSQSFLPPHGTFENLNMIEEQPSIMSQLRQSALSQAAAVAAAATNQSYEQNSPTLPPSGYRSFATMQQQQQQQQQSMQPAVLQRNAMNGSIEPIYENVPLPQYQTSSASVTPQRNTEQRSSGSSTYNNNEQAMRNRTSSMQSAPGSAAAGMHNQQPPVPAARQHHHQHHIQQREQTTPQPQQQQQYLHTPDEPDEISMNIKKFNHQTQPDRAASTDIQLMEPSTPQRAIRAASAAPAIGQSNSGSQEFVMPVKVTPPPRQHRNMKNSSSSVSAADVLQPAPTSTPMSPSSASAMNSTRLTTSMSHDDSLNHQFSTLNLSSNSSSSMYNTTFDTTTQSTSTGNSSTATAKQEKRKKRWNFLGRSKTPDKQKSATLGREKATTNTKLQKIKLAQDDLNLHHRWSTGVPKLQPISGQFSKDKLSQILNDKLNDSQLFMEFEAIPKRREMARYDCALMEENTMKNSDPNFLPYDDNRVRLTPTMENRHGYVNASHISATVGNKQRFYIVSQSPHEELTTRIFWQCVWEADVYLIVQLSEDLNYIPPNTNRRMEFGQFQVYQEFSQTTDRCITSKLRLYHIQSRRYRSVWHLNYTDWGEQNCPRDVNHFLEFLEELNSVRMASINEVPPGHNTNPPVLLHCLEGGGRSGVTLTADLLLYTLDHNEDLDIPRVIGNLRHQRDNIIPSLAQYKFIYSLLITYLKRTRLI